In one window of Pseudodesulfovibrio sp. S3 DNA:
- a CDS encoding peptidylprolyl isomerase, with protein sequence MTRYVTVLILFAVLLTGCTGDSDDMGIVARVNGEPIFLSQLEFQHDLFQADSVGTYVPSVEKLRTEFGDILADLIVQELVVQELVRRDLAVTDEEVVKAEEEIRADYPEGAFEQVLVEEYIDLKSWRRQLKYHLAQKKFFLQVLRAQIKIDYKEAEKYYRDHISDFYLPESLRILVVRGPSRELVVKAVGKYLQDHDQMSLATAFGEVETREVVVREGRLSAAWRNAMGGLKPGQASDVLTDRFGFEALVLLERSEAKVLAPAQAYPLVEEALLGKKMQKAFDQWLSENLATADISVSEHLLAEAQEEVNDFPLIPDEQEVQEPEQPEEIDIMAPDVPDTEDDAGQESVEESVEESMPAEGATDDSGI encoded by the coding sequence GTTTGCAGTATTGTTGACAGGGTGTACCGGAGATTCCGATGATATGGGGATCGTTGCCCGAGTTAACGGTGAACCCATTTTCCTGTCTCAACTGGAATTCCAACATGACTTGTTTCAGGCGGACAGCGTCGGCACCTATGTGCCCAGTGTCGAGAAGCTGAGAACTGAATTCGGTGATATCCTGGCCGATCTTATTGTGCAGGAGTTGGTGGTGCAGGAGTTGGTCCGTCGGGATTTGGCCGTGACCGATGAAGAGGTGGTGAAGGCCGAAGAGGAAATCCGTGCCGATTATCCTGAGGGAGCCTTTGAGCAGGTGCTGGTTGAAGAGTACATTGATCTCAAGTCCTGGCGTCGTCAGCTCAAGTACCACCTTGCCCAGAAGAAGTTTTTTCTCCAGGTGCTCAGGGCACAGATAAAGATCGACTACAAAGAAGCCGAAAAATACTATCGCGACCATATTTCCGATTTTTATCTGCCTGAAAGTCTTCGAATTCTCGTGGTCCGCGGGCCTAGCCGGGAGTTGGTGGTCAAGGCGGTGGGAAAATATCTTCAGGATCATGATCAGATGAGTCTGGCCACTGCTTTCGGCGAAGTCGAGACCCGTGAGGTTGTTGTGCGGGAGGGGCGGTTGTCCGCTGCCTGGCGGAATGCCATGGGCGGTTTGAAACCGGGGCAGGCCAGTGATGTTCTGACGGATCGATTTGGTTTTGAGGCCCTCGTACTGCTGGAACGTTCTGAAGCCAAGGTGTTGGCCCCTGCTCAGGCTTATCCATTGGTGGAAGAGGCTTTGTTGGGAAAAAAGATGCAAAAGGCTTTTGATCAGTGGTTGTCCGAAAACTTGGCGACTGCCGACATCTCTGTCAGTGAGCATCTCCTGGCAGAGGCTCAGGAGGAGGTCAATGACTTCCCGCTGATTCCTGATGAGCAGGAGGTCCAGGAGCCAGAACAGCCTGAGGAGATTGATATAATGGCCCCTGATGTCCCTGACACGGAAGATGATGCAGGGCAGGAATCGGTCGAGGAGTCCGTTGAGGAATCCATGCCGGCCGAAGGGGCGACCGACGACTCTGGAATCTGA